A portion of the Zootoca vivipara chromosome 6, rZooViv1.1, whole genome shotgun sequence genome contains these proteins:
- the FHL3 gene encoding four and a half LIM domains protein 3 — MTEGFDCASCKESLYGRKYIQVDEGPFCIPCYDTHFANTCDECKEPIGHDCRELYYEDRHYHEGCFRCFRCDRSLADEPFTCQGQELLCNDCYCREFSSQCVACQQVVMPGSRKLEYNGQTWHEHCFLCSGCQQPIGARSFIPEQKDYYCVPCYESKFAPRCTHCKKSLTKGGVTYRDEPWHKECFVCTSCQTPLAGQQFTSQEDQPYCVKCFGSLYAKKCSACTKPITGFGGGKYVSFEDRHWHHNCFTCSRCAASLVGKGFIPENEEILCRDCASDL, encoded by the exons ATGACTGAAGGCTTTGACTGTGCCAGCTGCAAGGAATCCCTCTATGGGCGCAAATACATCCAGGTGGACGAGGGGCCCTTCTGCATCCCCTGCTATGATACCCACTTTGCCAACACCTGTGATGAGTGCAAGGAACCCATCGGGCACGACTGCAGG GAGCTCTACTACGAGGACCGGCATTACCACGAGGGCTGCTTCCGATGCTTCCGGTGCGACCGCTCCCTAGCCGACGAGCCCTTCACCTGCCAGGGCCAGGAGCTGCTCTGCAACGACTGCTATTGCCGGGAGTTCTCCTCCCAGTGTGTGGCCTGCCAGCAGGTGGTCATGCCAG GCTCCCGGAAGCTGGAGTACAACGGCCAGACGTGGCACGAGCACTGCTTCCTCTGCAGCGGCTGCCAGCAGCCCATCGGGGCTCGCTCCTTCATCCCCGAGCAGAAGGACTACTACTGCGTCCCGTGCTACGAGAGCAAGTTTGCCCCCCGCTGCACCCACTGCAAGAAG TCGCTGACCAAGGGAGGCGTGACCTACCGGGATGAGCCCTGGCACAAGGAGTGCTTCGTCTGCACGAGCTGCCAGACCCCCCTGGCTGGGCAGCAGTTCACCTCTCAGGAAGACCAGCCCTACTGTGTCAAGTGCTTTGGGAGCCTCTACGCCAAGAAGTGCAGTGCCTGCACCAAGCCAATCACAG gcttcgGAGGGGGCAAATACGTCTCCTTTGAGGACCGCCACTGGCACCACAACTGCTTCACCTGCTCCCGCTGTGCCGCCTCCCTCGTGGGCAAGGGCTTCATCCCGGAGAACGAGGAGATCCTCTGCCGCGACTGCGCTAGTGACCTCTGA